In Bradysia coprophila strain Holo2 unplaced genomic scaffold, BU_Bcop_v1 contig_24, whole genome shotgun sequence, one genomic interval encodes:
- the LOC119078152 gene encoding odorant receptor 94b-like — MHLIQIHNAIGSINSLFYRIGVWHRGDNPTVKEIRLKFAYCIQFVLFLISSVVGAITNERIEASIFLAQISIAAAVLGIKFLFLIWKQHKILDLLNRVCVFTVLNDDDYNLYKEKLKGFMKFVLVFLITVAVIGFSGAVILLFLGTERTFFLEIAFPMDYRSNEFAFWAATIFIVTSYSMATIGIFFTIIIWYLLLVCSLRYEVLENGLRYMGRRSEQRKFKLHDDFLEDLKSSHDSYIHIMKLTNELESFLANLFFIQFSTSGLSICGSIYCLASNIGDTLLEHVLYLLICFYCIADLFMITYMGNEIMNSSNRLSYSLFESDWYNQPQSTKKNVVIFGEYLKRPKKLLVGKLYPLTLETFTKILNSAYSMFNILKSFQ, encoded by the exons ATGCATTTGATTCAAATTCATAATGCAATCGGTTCGATAAATTCTCTGTTTTATCGGATTGGTGTTTGGCATCGCGGAGATAATCCAACAGTCAAAGAAATAAGACTTAAGTTCGCTTATTGCATTCAATTCGTACTGTTCCTGATATCATCGGTAGTTGGAGCAATTACGAATGAAAGGATAGAAGCGTCCATCTTCTTAGCGCAAATATCAATCGCCGCTGCTGTTTtgggaataaaatttttgtttttaatttggaaacaacacaaaattctTGATTTGTTGAATCGAGTCTGTGTCTTTACGGTTCTAAATGATGACGACTACAATCTTTACAAGGAAAAACTTAAAGGATTCATGAAATTTGTGCTTGTGTTTCTAATTACTGTAGCTGTTATTGGCTTTTCAGGTGCTGTAATTTTATTGTTCCTTGGAACTgagagaactttttttttggaaattgcatttcctaTGGATTATAGAAGTAATGAATTTGCATTCTGGGCTGCAACTATTTTCATTGTCACTTCGTATTCGATGGCGACAATCGGAATCTTTTTCACCATAATAATTTGGTATCTCCTTTTGGTTTGTTCTTTGAGATATGAAGTACTTGAAAATGGGCTAAGGTATATGGGAAGACGCAGTGAACAGAGAAAGTTCAAACTGCACGACGATTTCCTCGAAGATCTGAAATCGTCACACGACTCTTACATACACATAATGAA ACTAACAAACGAATTGGAGTCTTTCCTCGCAAACCTATTCTTCATTCAGTTCAGCACCAGTGGGCTATCTATCTGCGGATCGATCTATTGCCTGGCATCT AATATCGGTGATACTTTATTGGAGCACGTCCTATATCTATTGATATGTTTTTACTGTATTGCTGATCTATTTATGATCACCTACATGGGGAATGAGATCATGAATTCGAGCAATCGTCTCTCATACAGTTTATTTGAATCGGACTGGTACAATCAACCACAATCGACCAAGAAGAACGTCGTCATTTTCGGTGAATATTTGAAGCGACCGAAAAAACTGCTGGTTGGCAAATTGTACCCGCTAACGTTGGAGACGTTTACAAAG ATTTTAAACTCAGCCTACAGCATGTTCAACATATTGAAAAGTTTTCAGTAg